In the genome of Trichoplusia ni isolate ovarian cell line Hi5 chromosome 27, tn1, whole genome shotgun sequence, one region contains:
- the LOC113505870 gene encoding circadian clock-controlled protein-like, with protein sequence MFKLQCLLLCVCYLATVSIAGLVPFIDKCKWDDKACLLASSQKAVPYVAAGLSDLGMPPLDPVHLSKVVYNEGGLAITFEDMTLTGPAQCKIKKVERNIANDMLFLEAECPIEVRGTYTASGKILVLPIEGHGPFTVKTNNLLISLKVALKYVDGQDGVKHWQVGKPDYSFDFKEKASLIFENLFNGDKEKSDAIHAIFEENWKDLVMTIGKGIMNNAIDTVVSTIGDFATKVPTSELELPY encoded by the exons atgttcaagTTACAGTGTTTGCTCTTGTGCGTTTGCTACCTAGCTACAGTTTCCATTGCCGGCTTAG TACCTTTCATTGACAAATGCAAATGGGACGACAAAGCCTGCCTACTGGCCTCATCGCAAAAGGCTGTCCCGTACGTTGCAGCTGGTCTATCCGACCTGGGCATGCCTCCTCTAGACCCAGTCCATTTGAGCAAAGTCGTGTACAATGAAGGAGGATTAGCTATCACTTTCGAAGATATGACTTTGACGGGACCAGCCCAGTGCAAAATTAAGAAAGTGGA GCGCAACATTGCCAACGACATGTTGTTCCTTGAAGCTGAATGCCCGATCGAAGTACGAGGAACATACACGGCATCAGGCAAAATATTAGTATTGCCCATTGAAGGACATGGACCATTCACCGTGAAGACAA ATAATCTCCTGATATCGTTGAAGGTTGCTCTCAAGTACGTCGATGGTCAAGACGGAGTAAAGCACTGGCAGGTCGGAAAACCTGATTACTCTTTCGATTTCAAAGAGAAGGCCTCTTTGATCTTCGAGAATCTGTTCAACGGTGACAAGGAGaaat ctgACGCGATTCACGCCATCTTTGAAGAAAATTGGAAGGACTTAGTCATGACTATTGGCAAGGGAATTATGAACAACGCTATTGACACAGTCGTCAGTACAATCGGAGACTTTGCCACTAAAGTACCAACCAGTGAACTGGAACTTCCTTACTAA